CGCCGGAACTGGCACGGTTTTTGCATCTCGGCGACGCCGACTACTTCAACTGCGGGTTCGCCTCCGCAAAAACCGTGCCAGTTCCGGCGGAGCGCGAGTCGGCGAGCGCTGGAAGATGCTCCGGGTTTTCGCGGGTCTCGCCCGGGCGATCCGGTCGAACCGGGCGCGGGTTGGACTTGCGAAAAAGCAGCGCGCCGGTCCCGTCTCAGGAACCCGGCGGTCGACGCTAGTTTTTTACTAACTCAAACTCTAAAGCGAACGGTAGACCGATGAAATGCTACACCGCCTGGCTGCGCGATTTCTTGCCGGAGAGCTACGACGCGACGCCCAGACAGATCGCCGATAAGCTGACGGCCTCCTGCGCCGTGGCCGAGGGCTCCCGCGATCCCTACGAGCATCTGGACGGGGTCAGCGTGGGCTGCCTGATCGAGGCTGAGCCCCTCGAGGGCTCGAGGAAGCTCTACCGTTGCCGTGTTGCGACCCGGGACGGCGAGGTCGAGGTGGTCTGCGGGGCGCCCAACACGGCCGCGGCCGTTGACCGGCGGGTGGTTTACGCCCCGCCGGGGACCCGGCTGCCTTTCTTCACCGTGGGTGAGCGCGAGATCATGGGCGTGCCCAGCCACGGCGTGTTGTGCAGCGAGTTGGAGCTGGGTCTGTCGGCGGACCACGGTGGGATTTTGGTCCTGGATTCGGCGACCTGGCCCGTCGGCGCCGCCCTGGAGAACCTGCGTCCGGAGCGCGGCGAGGCGGTCATCGAGTTCGAGACCACGCCCAACCGGCCCGACACCTTGAGTCATCTGGGCCTGGCGCGGCAGCTCGCCGCCGTCGACGGCGTGGAGCTGCGGCCCCCGCGGCCGGCGATCACTCCGGGCGTCGTGGACGATCCCGACGTGGTCGGCATCGAGGCACCGGAGCTCTGCCGGCGCTACGTCGGTTTGATCGTGCGCGGCGTCGAGGTCGGCCCGAGCCCGGACTGGTTGGCCCGGCGTCTGATCGCCATCGGTCACCGGCCGATCTCGAACATCGTCGACGTCACCAACTACATCCTCCACGGCCTGGGTCAACCGCTCCACGCTTTCGATCTGGGCAAGCTGGCCGGCGGGCGGATCGTCGTCCGTCGCGCCCGGCCGGGGGAGCGGATCACCACCCTGGACGGCGACGATTGCGCCTTGAACGAGGAGCTGCTGGTCATCGCCGACGCCGAGCGACCCGTCGCCGTCGCCGGGGTGATGGGCGGCGTCGACAGCGGCGTCGGTCCCCGGACCCGCGACATCCTGATCGAGAGCGCCCATTTCGAGCCGGCCGCGGTGCGTCGCGCCGCCCGGAGCCTCGAGGTCCATTCTTCTTCCAGCCACCTGTTCAGCCGGGGCGCCGACCCCGAGCTGGCGCCGACGGCGGCCGGGCTGGCCGCCGAGCTGATCCGCTCCGTCGCCGGGGGCCAGATCGACGACACCCTTTACGACTGCCACCCCCGTCCGTGGGAGGCGCCGCGGATCGGGTTGCGCTGGGAGCGGGCGAAGCAGGTGCTCGGCTTCACTGTCGAGCCCGACGAGGGTCGGCGGATCCTCATCGGCCTGGGTTGCCGGGAGGAGGAGGCCGCCGGGGAGGAAACCCGCTGGCGCCCGCCGAGCCACCGTCCGGACCTGGCGCGGGAGATCGATCTGATCGAGGAGCTGGCCCAGGTCGCCGGCTACGACAACGTCCCCGCCGAGCTGCCGCTGCTGCGTTCGGCCCGGCTCAACGAGCCCGACCCGACGCGGTCGCTGCACTGCGCCCTCGGGGCGGCCGGCTGTCGCGAGGTCCTCTGCACAGATTTCGTCAGCGCCGACGAAGCGGCGCCTTTCGGCTTCGGCGCCGGGGAGCTGGTCGAGATCCAGAATCCGCTGGACAAGGGCCATCCCTTCCTGCGGCCCAACCTGTTCATCGGCCTGCTCAACGCCGCCGAGCACAACATCCGCCACGGCGCCGCCGAGCTGCGCTTCTACGAAATCGGTCGCGCCTTCCGCCGCGACACCGTCCGTCCCGCCGAGCTCCGGCGCCTGAGCGTTCTGCTGGCCGGAGAGCTGCCCGCCGACGGCTGGCATTCGGCGGCGCGGGAAGTCGATTTCTACGACATCCGCGGCGTGCTGGAGGTCGTCTGCCGGGCCCTGAAGCTGCCCGAGCCGAGTCTGGAGCCCCTCGATCCCCTGCCCGCCCACCCTCACCGCTTCGCCGTCGAGCTGGACGGCAAGGTGGTCGGCGTGCTGCTCAGCTTCGCCGACAAGCTGCTTGTCGACTATGAGCTGGACGGTCACCCGGCCTGGGGCCTGGAACTGGAACTCGCCGCCCTGCTCGCCCAGTGTCGGGAACACGAGATCGAGCACCTGTCGCCCTACCCGCCCTCGGTGCGCGACCTGGCCCTGGTTCTAGACGACGCCGTGACCCACGAGCGGGTTCGCGCCGTAATCCAAGCCGCCGGCGGCGAGCTGCTGGACGACATCTCCCTGTTCGACGTCTACAGCGGACGGCAGATCGGCCGGGGCCGCCGTTCTCTGGCCTACACCCTGGTCTTCCGCTCACCGGAACGCACCCTGACCGACGACGAGGTCGATGATCTCCACCGGACGATCGTCGAGCGCCTGCGCGGGGAGCTGGGGGCCGAGTTGCGCTCCTAGGGCTTTTCTCGCCCGACGGCTTGTGCTAAAATACCCACTAGATTAGTCTTAGACATTTCAAAGGCCTTGGTCGACCGTCCGCGCTCGCCGGCGCACGGTGTTGCATCCGGGGGTTCGCAGCCGTGGAAGAACTGCTCAATAAACTGCAAAGCCGCGTCCGTACCGCCATCGAGCGCATCGAGGAGCTCAAGCGCTCCAACGACGATCTGCTGCGGCTCAACCGTTCCCTGGCCGAGGACAATGAGCTGCTCAACAGCGAGCTCGAGGACAAGGCCGCCGAGCTGGCCGGGGTCGAGGAGCTCCAGGCCAAGCTGGCCGCGGCCGAGGAACGCCGCCGCGCCGCCGCGGACAAGCTGGGCGAGATCATCGCCGAACTGGACGCCATCCTCGAGCTGCCCCCGGAGACAGACAACGACGACATCGCCGAGGCGCCGCCGACGGACGATCCCTTGCGCGAGGTCGAGGAAGGCCTCGAGAACTACGACGATCATCCCCGCGTCGTCCCGCCGACGGACGAGAGCGATCCCGACGAGGACTGGTCTGCAACCTCCGAGGCCCCGGAAGCTCCCGATGATGACGAGCCCGCCGTTGAAGAAGAAGCCGACGCCGCCCCTCGACCGACCTCGGACGCAGGAACAGCAGATGGCGACGCCGGCGCGCCCGACGACGCGGACGCCAACGAAACAGCGGACGAAACAGCGGTAGCGGAAGAGCCCCGGGGCGACAGCCTGTTCGACGACGACGGCGAGAGCGGCGACGGTTACAATCCCCTGGGCGTCGAAGGCATGCTCGTCGAGCGCGACAAGGCGCCGGAAGACCGCTGAACCCCCCTCATCGCCAGCGCCCGAGGCCCCGGTTGAAAGCCATCCCTCCCACGCTGATTGTGCTGCTGTCGCCCACCCTCCTCCACGCCCTGGACGACCTGCCCGAGCCACCTACCAGCGAGCCGACCCCCGCCCAACAGGAGCGCGATCGGCTGCTGAAGATAGCCTTTTACGAAGCCTACCTTGAGGACGACGCCGAAGAGCTGCACGTCGCCACGGGCGCTCCGCGTACCCCGGAGAGCACCCCCTGGGCGGTTACCGTGGTGAGCGGTGCGCGTCTGCGTGAACTCAATTACATCTCCCTGGCCGACGCCCTGGCCTTCGAGGCCGGCCTGTACCCGGACTGGCGCTGGCGAACCGTCCACGACGGCGGCTTAGTCGCCCGTGGCGCCCCCGTGGGCCGGCTGCGGGTGCTCATCGACGGTCTGCCCGCCGACCACGGCACCACCTGGCAGTCAGCCCTGGCCCGCATCCCGCTCAACCTCGTGCGCCGGGTGGAGATCATGCGCGCCCCCGGCGGCGGTTTGTACGCCGAGGCCCTCGGCGCGACGATCAACGTCGTCACCCGCTCCCGTCAACGCCCCACCCTGGGCCTGGCCGAGCTCTTCGGCGGCATGGGCTCTCTAGACGATCAGCGCTACTTCGGCCGCTTCACCGATCAAGCCTGGCGGCTGGGCTATAAGGTCGGCGGCTTCAAGTGGAGCCACGCCGGGGCCGAGGACGAGCTGGATCGCGACGGCGGCAACCTCGACGGCGAGCTGACAATCGATTTCGCCGGGACCGAACCGGGCGAAGCCTATCGCGGCGCCACCCTGAGCTTCTACGCCCGCACCTACTACGGCCGCCTGGGAACCCGCAGCGGTTTCAATTCACTAACCTGGCGCGACGACCTCAACCTGGAAGACTACGGCGCCGAGCTGCGCGCACCCCTGGGTGACTGGGGGCTGCTCAGCGGACAATTCCGCTACGGCACCCGCCGGCGGGCCCGCTACCTCGTCGAGGAAGCCCCGGGCTTTCAACGACGCTTCGAGCTGGAGCCCGACTACTACGAAGCCGGTGTCTACGACGGTCTGCTGCGCCTCGACGGCGTTCCCTGGCCCGGAGCGCGGCTCGGATTGCGCCTCGACGGCTGGCTGGAGGAGGGCGACCATTTCGCCGACGAGCGCCGCGCCGCCCTCGGCGCCGCCCTGTCTTGCGAGCAGGCCTTCTTCGACGGCCTGACCCAGCTCAACGCCGGCGTCCGCTACGACGACGATAGCGCTCACGGCGGCTTCCTCGGCTATCGCCTGGGCCTGCTGCAAGGCTTCAGCGGCGGTGGCGGTGTCGACGCCCTGTTCGCCAACCTGGCCAACGGCCGTCGCTCGCCGACCCTGGAAGAGGAGCAGCGGGCGACGAACACCCTGAGTCCCGAGCTGGGGCTCAACGGCGAGCTGGGTCTGCGGCTGAGCCGCCTGGCTCCCCTCGAACTCCAGCTCTGCGCCTTCTACCGGCGCGTCGATGACGCCATCCTCCCCGGGGACAACGTCTTCAACCGCGACGAGTCCCTCGATACCTGGGGCGGCGAGCTCGAGCTGACCCTGGGAGCCGGCGAGCCGCCCTGGCTGCGCGTCGGCTTAGGGCGGCTGCAAACCGAGGAGGGTCTGCGCTGCTCACCCCTCAGCCTGCGCCTCAACGCCTCCCTGTCCCAGAGCGCCGCCTATCCCCGGCCCTTGCTGGCCTCCTCCCTGGCCCTTGCCTACCGGGACCGCTTCTTCCAGAACGACCTGACCGTCAGCGGCGAGGCCGTACTGAACTATCTGAACTACCGGCCCGCCCTGGGTTACCCCGGCGAGGCGACCAGGGCCGACGAGCGCGACCTGTGGACCCTGGACCTCTTTCTGCGGGCCCGGGTGATCGACTTCGACATCGGGCTGCGCTTCAACAACCTCATCGGCGGCGGGATGGATACTCCCGGCGTCGGCTACACCACCGAACCCCTCGGCGTCAGCTTCCACTTCGCCTGGGTTTTCTACGATTAACTTGAATTAACCTGGATTAACCTGGATTTACCTGGATCAAGCTGGATCAAGCCGGCTGGCAGCCCCCAAGGTTACGGGCCATTCCGCAGAGAACGGCTACAGTCTTACAAGCGCCCGGCAGGTCGGCTAAAGACATCACGAGCAGCGTTTTTGAACGGTTGCCCCCGGCAGTTGGACGATGATCGATTATCAGTCTCGACTGGTTGGTTGTTGAACGGTAATGGATCAAGTATTCCTCGATCTGGTGGGGCGGCGTCCAGCAATGGCTCGAACACCCTCCGGCCCCGGGAACAAGGAGCGACGTTGTCGACACTGGCTCTCTGCCGAACCGACACAACCCCTGGTGTAGGATCCGTCGGCTTCTAACCGACCTTCTCAACAGTCAGCGCTATGCCCGGATCCGGCATTGCTGACGGCGCGCAACTGGATTGAAACCAAACCCCAACCCTCAACCTGCACCGCTACGTCTAAACCGATGGCCAAACTGTACCTGATCACAGACGACGGCCTGAGCGTCGAGGAGAACCTCAACCTGTTCAGCGAGAGCCTGCTGGAGGGTTGCGGCATGTTCCAACTGCGCCTGAAGGATCAACCCGACGAGCGGCTGTACCGGGTGGCGTTGGAGTTCTCCCGCCGTTGCCACGCCGT
The nucleotide sequence above comes from Candidatus Coatesbacteria bacterium. Encoded proteins:
- a CDS encoding TonB-dependent receptor plug domain-containing protein; the encoded protein is MKAIPPTLIVLLSPTLLHALDDLPEPPTSEPTPAQQERDRLLKIAFYEAYLEDDAEELHVATGAPRTPESTPWAVTVVSGARLRELNYISLADALAFEAGLYPDWRWRTVHDGGLVARGAPVGRLRVLIDGLPADHGTTWQSALARIPLNLVRRVEIMRAPGGGLYAEALGATINVVTRSRQRPTLGLAELFGGMGSLDDQRYFGRFTDQAWRLGYKVGGFKWSHAGAEDELDRDGGNLDGELTIDFAGTEPGEAYRGATLSFYARTYYGRLGTRSGFNSLTWRDDLNLEDYGAELRAPLGDWGLLSGQFRYGTRRRARYLVEEAPGFQRRFELEPDYYEAGVYDGLLRLDGVPWPGARLGLRLDGWLEEGDHFADERRAALGAALSCEQAFFDGLTQLNAGVRYDDDSAHGGFLGYRLGLLQGFSGGGGVDALFANLANGRRSPTLEEEQRATNTLSPELGLNGELGLRLSRLAPLELQLCAFYRRVDDAILPGDNVFNRDESLDTWGGELELTLGAGEPPWLRVGLGRLQTEEGLRCSPLSLRLNASLSQSAAYPRPLLASSLALAYRDRFFQNDLTVSGEAVLNYLNYRPALGYPGEATRADERDLWTLDLFLRARVIDFDIGLRFNNLIGGGMDTPGVGYTTEPLGVSFHFAWVFYD